The following coding sequences lie in one Pseudorca crassidens isolate mPseCra1 chromosome 2, mPseCra1.hap1, whole genome shotgun sequence genomic window:
- the LOC137217593 gene encoding pre-mRNA-splicing factor SYF2-like isoform X1 produces the protein MAAKAKAEEVPVDGAEEQQPPAAAEELAAQKRELRLRKFRELHLKRECTARGEDYKKVKLLEISAEDAEKWERKKRRKNPNLGFSVEEFYPTSNSLLHGTHVPSTEETDRMVVDLEKQIEKRDKYSQRRPYDDADIDYINERNAKFNKAERFYGKYTAETKQNLERRTAV, from the exons ATGGCGGCAAAGGCTAAGGcagaggag GTGCCGGTGGACGGCGCAGAGGAGCAGCAGCCCCCTGCGGCGGCCGAGGAGCTGGCCGCCCAGAAGCGCGAACTGAGACTGCGCAAATTCCGGGAGCTGCACCTGAAGCGG GAATGTACAGCAAGAGGGGAAGACTATAAGAAAGTGAAGTTGCTCGAGATCAGTGCAGAAGATGCAGAAAAAtgggagaggaaaaagaggaggaaaaacccCAATCTGGGATTTTCAG TGGAGGAGTTCTACCCAACATCTAACAGTCTTCTTCACGGAACACACGTGCCTTCCACAGAGGAAACTGATAGGATGGTCGTAGACTTGGAAAAGCA AATTGAAAAACGAGACAAATACAGCCAGAGACGTCCTTATGATGATGCAGATATTGACTACATTAATGAAAGGAATGCCAAATTCAACAAGGCAGAAAGATTCTATGGGAAATATACAGCTGAAACTAAACAAAACTTGGAAAGAAGAACAGCTGTCTAA
- the LOC137217593 gene encoding pre-mRNA-splicing factor SYF2-like isoform X2, translated as MAAKAKAEEVPVDGAEEQQPPAAAEELAAQKRELRLRKFRELHLKRECTARGEDYKKVKLLEISAEDAEKWERKKRRKNPNLGFSELKNETNTARDVLMMMQILTTLMKGMPNSTRQKDSMGNIQLKLNKTWKEEQLSNLLQELFCQIVPVNQDSFLL; from the exons ATGGCGGCAAAGGCTAAGGcagaggag GTGCCGGTGGACGGCGCAGAGGAGCAGCAGCCCCCTGCGGCGGCCGAGGAGCTGGCCGCCCAGAAGCGCGAACTGAGACTGCGCAAATTCCGGGAGCTGCACCTGAAGCGG GAATGTACAGCAAGAGGGGAAGACTATAAGAAAGTGAAGTTGCTCGAGATCAGTGCAGAAGATGCAGAAAAAtgggagaggaaaaagaggaggaaaaacccCAATCTGGGATTTTCAG AATTGAAAAACGAGACAAATACAGCCAGAGACGTCCTTATGATGATGCAGATATTGACTACATTAATGAAAGGAATGCCAAATTCAACAAGGCAGAAAGATTCTATGGGAAATATACAGCTGAAACTAAACAAAACTTGGAAAGAAGAACAGCTGTCTAATCTCCTTCAGGAACTGTTCTGCCAAATTGTACCAGTAAATCAGGActctttccttttataa